A genomic window from Populus nigra chromosome 7, ddPopNigr1.1, whole genome shotgun sequence includes:
- the LOC133698467 gene encoding protein ALTERED XYLOGLUCAN 9-like: MPIMFGGTQIGVLAACVVLFVPMGMAGYHLSRNKMLFFSGALFITLAVGVHLTPYFPSVSDFVTSVQSVVVFDNREDSCINLVNEVIWNVKPRIISSNGGDSSNDSVGHDKIWDWSKNGKVKGCDFEKLGRGDVKDLLNGSWVVVAGDSQARLLVQSLLSLILDEKRMGMIMGDLFKRHSDYEIVVDDIGMKLDFVWAPYVVNLTNLMVGFKQNRTYPDVLVIGAGLWHMLHVNNASDYDIALENLRSSVVSLLPFSPELGTDGPVTGSVSVRSPHLFWLGMPMLINEMLNTEEKREKMNDKIWHAYYGALHDSRILRSYGGPLLLLDIQSLSWNCGPRCTNDGMHYDGTVYEAAVHILLNALLIESHQKLGST, encoded by the coding sequence ATGCCAATTATGTTCGGTGGCACACAGATAGGAGTCTTGGCAGCTTGTGTGGTGTTATTTGTACCAATGGGAATGGCAGGTTACCATTTAAGCAGAAACAAGATGCTTTTTTTTAGTGGGGCCCTTTTTATTACACTAGCGGTAGGTGTTCATTTGACTCCTTATTTCCCTTCTGTTTCTGATTTTGTTACTTCAGTTCAAtctgttgttgtttttgataATCGTGAGGACTCTTGTATTAATTTGGTTAATGAAGTTATTTGGAATGTGAAACCTCGTATTATCAGTAGTAATGGTGGTGATAGTAGTAATGATTCTGTTGGTCATGACAAGATATGGGATTGGTCTAAAAATGGGAAGGTGAAAGGTTGTGATTTTGAGAAGTTGgggaggggagatgttaaagaTTTGCTTAATGGGTCTTGGGTTGTAGTGGCTGGGGATTCACAAGCTCGGTTGCTTGTGCAGTCtttgttaagtttgattttgGATGAGAAAAGGATGGGAATGATCATGGGGGATTTGTTTAAGAGGCATAGTGATTATGAGATTGTTGTGGATGATATTGGTATGAAATTGGATTTTGTTTGGGCTCCATATGTGGTTAATTTGACGAATTTGATGGTGGGGTTTAAGCAAAATAGAACTTACCCTGATGTCTTGGTGATCGGAGCAGGGTTGTGGCATATGCTTCATGTGAACAATGCTTCGGATTATGATATTGCGTTGGAGAATTTGAGGAGTTCGGTGGTTTCCTTGTTACCCTTTTCGCCAGAATTAGGTACTGATGGGCCTGTGACAGGTTCTGTATCTGTCAGGTCTCCACATTTGTTCTGGCTTGGGATGCCGATGTTGATAAATGAGATGTTGAATACAGAAGAGAAGAGGGAGAAGATGAATGATAAAATATGGCATGCTTATTATGGAGCACTGCATGATAGCAGGATCTTGCGCAGTTACGGTGGTCCTCTTCTGTTGTTGGATATTCAATCATTGAGTTGGAATTGTGGACCGAGGTGTACAAATGATGGGATGCATTATGATGGAACTGTTTATGAAGCTGCTGTTCATATTCTACTAAATGCATTGCTGATTGAATCTCATCAGAAGCTTGGATCCACATAG
- the LOC133698146 gene encoding probable glutathione S-transferase has translation MSKEDLLLLDFWVSPFCMRVKIALAEKGLNYESKEEDLFGGKSELLLKSNPVYQKVPVLLHNGKPLNESAIIVGYIDEKWPSPPLLPACSYGRSQARFWADYIDKKLFDATCTVWRSTGEAVEVAKKDFIEVLKVLEEALGEKKFFGGETFGFVDIVAIPMASWFYASEKFGNFTVEAECPKLSAWIKRSMQRESVAKALPDPEKVYDFVVMFRKMQGIE, from the exons ATGTCTAAGGAAGACTTGCTTCTCTTGGATTTCTGGGTGAGCCCATTTTGCATGAGGGTGAAAATAGCTTTGGCTGAGAAGGGTTTGAACTATGAATCAAAAGAGGAGGATTTGTTTGGTGGGAAGAGTGAGTTGTTGCTCAAATCAAACCCTGTTTACCAGAAGGTGCCTGTGCTCTTACACAATGGTAAGCCACTGAATGAGTCCGCTATCATCGTTGGCTAcattgatgagaaatggccttCACCCCCATTGCTGCCAGCTTGTTCATATGGCCGTTCCCAAGCCCGTTTCTGGGCTGATTACATTGACAAGAAG CTATTTGATGCAACCTGCACTGTCTGGAGGAGCACAGGAGAGGCTGTGGAGGTAGCCAAGAAAGACTTCATTGAAGTTCTGAAGGTGTTAGAGGAAGCCCTTGGGGAGAAAAAATTCTTCGGTGGTGAAACCTTTGGGTTTGTCGATATAGTGGCAATCCCTATGGCCAGCTGGTTTTATGCCAGTGAGAAGTTTGGAAACTTCACAGTCGAGGCCGAGTGTCCCAAACTATCAGCTTGGATTAAGAGGAGCATGCAGAGGGAGAGTGTGGCCAAAGCTCTTCCGGACCCAGAAAAGGTTTATGACTTTGTTGTCATGTTCAGAAAGATGCAAGGCATCGAGTAG
- the LOC133699027 gene encoding expansin-A13-like, whose protein sequence is MPPPFLQNPIHTLLKPLLLLLFIFPTTTTSLTSSTTTPPPLSTTLSQWQSARATYYAASDPRNTVGVACGYGDLVKAGYGMATVGLSESMFERGQICGACFQLKCVDDPRWCISGTSIIVSVTNFCAPNYGFTSDGGGKCNPPNKHFVLPIEAFEKIAIWKAANMPVQYRRIKCRKEGGIRFTISGSGIFLSVLISNVAGAGDVTAVKIKGSRTGWLDMGRNWGQNWHVNANLQNQALSFEVTSSDRMTVISYNVAPKDWRFGQAFEGKQFET, encoded by the exons ATGCCACCACCATTCCTCCAAAACCCCATTCACACTCTCCTAAaacccctcctcctcctcctcttcatcttccccaccaccaccacctccctcACTTCTTCCACCACCACACCACCACCTCTCTCCACCACCCTATCCCAATGGCAATCCGCACGCGCTACTTACTACGCAGCATCCGATCCCCGGAACACAGTAGGAGTTGCGTGTGGATATGGGGACTTAGTTAAAGCAGGATATGGAATGGCAACCGTGGGATTGAGTGAATCAATGTTTGAACGTGGACAGATCTGCGGCGCGTGTTTTCAACTTAAGTGTGTTGATGATCCGAGGTGGTGTATTTCTGGGACTTCTATTATTGTTTCTGTCACTAATTTTTGTGCTCCAAATTATGGGTTCACTTCTGATGGTGGTGGAAAATGTAATCCTCCTAATAAGCATTTTGTGCTGCCTATTGAAGCTTTTGAGAAGATTGCCATTTGGAAGGCTGCTAATATGCCTGTTCAGTATAGAAG GATAAAATGCAGAAAGGAAGGAGGGATTCGGTTTACGATCTCTGGGTCCGGTATTTTCCTTTCGGTGCTGATCAGCAATGTTGCAGGTGCTGGAGATGTCACTGCAGTGAAGATTAAAGGTTCAAGAACAGGCTGGCTTGATATGGGCAGGAATTGGGGCCAGAACTGGCATGTTAATGCTAATTTACAGAATCAAGCTCTCTCATTTGAGGTCACTAGTAGTGATAGGATGACTGTTATATCTTACAATGTTGCTCCCAAAGATTGGAGATTTGGACAGGCCTTTGAAGGCAAGCAATTTGAGACTTAA
- the LOC133698941 gene encoding expansin-A13-like → MPPPLLQNPIHTLLKPLLLLLLFIFPTTTTSLTSSTTTPPPLSTTLSQWQSARATYYAASDPRDTVGGACGYGDLVKAGYGMATVGLSESMFERGQICGACFQLKCVDDPRWCIPGTHIIVSVTNFCAPNYGFTSDGGGKCNPPNKHFVLPIEAFEKIAIWKAANMPVQYTRIKCRKEGGIRFTISGSGIFLSVLISNVAGAGDVTAVKIKGSRTGWLDMGRNWGQNWHVNANLQNQALSFEVTSSDRMTVISYNVAPKDWRFGQAFEGKQFET, encoded by the exons ATGCCACCACCATTACTCCAAAACCCCATTCACACTCTCCTAAaacccctcctcctcctcctcctcttcatcttccccaccaccaccacctccctcACTTCTTCCACCACCACACCACCACCTCTCTCCACCACCCTATCCCAATGGCAATCCGCACGCGCTACTTACTACGCAGCATCCGATCCCCGGGACACAGTAGGAGGTGCGTGTGGATATGGGGACTTAGTTAAAGCAGGATATGGAATGGCAACCGTGGGATTGAGTGAATCAATGTTTGAACGTGGACAGATCTGTGGCGCGTGTTTTCAACTTAAGTGTGTTGATGATCCGAGGTGGTGTATTCCTGGGACTCATATTATTGTTTCTGTCACTAATTTTTGTGCTCCAAATTATGGGTTCACTTCTGATGGTGGTGGAAAATGTAATCCTCCTAATAAGCATTTTGTGCTGCCTATTGAAGCTTTTGAGAAGATTGCCATTTGGAAGGCTGCTAATATGCCTGTTCAGTATACAAG GATAAAATGCAGAAAGGAAGGAGGGATTCGGTTTACCATCTCTGGGTCCGGTATTTTCCTTTCGGTGCTGATCAGCAATGTTGCAGGTGCTGGAGATGTCACTGCAGTGAAGATTAAAGGTTCAAGAACAGGCTGGCTTGATATGGGCAGGAATTGGGGCCAGAACTGGCATGTTAATGCTAATTTACAGAATCAAGCTCTCTCATTTGAGGTCACTAGTAGTGATAGGATGACTGTTATATCTTACAATGTTGCTCCCAAAGATTGGAGATTTGGACAGGCCTTTGAAGGCAAGCAATTTGAGACTTAA
- the LOC133698368 gene encoding septum site-determining protein minD homolog, chloroplastic, which yields MLTLKPLTANTKPSFLHSLTPFRPKTQTLTKPFKPHSNPAIQSVLQWNRKPELAGETPRVVVITSGKGGVGKTTTTANVGLSLARLGFSVVSVDADVGLRNLDLLLGLENRVNYTLVEVMNGDCRLDQALVRDKRWSNFELLCISKPRSKLPLGFGGKALVWLVESLKSRQEGCPHFILIDCPAGIDAGFITAITPANEAVLVTTPDITSLRDADRVVGLLECDGIRDIKMIVNRVRTDMIKGEDMMSVLDVQEMLGLALLGVIPEDTEVIRSTNRGYPLVLNKPPTLAGLAFEQAAWRLVEQDSMKAVMVEEEPKKRGFFSFFGV from the coding sequence ATGCTGACACTAAAACCCTTAACCGCAAACACAAAACCCTCGTTCCTCCATTCCTTAACCCCGTTCAGACccaaaacccaaaccctaacAAAACCCTTCAAACCTCACTCAAACCCCGCAATCCAATCAGTCCTACAATGGAACAGAAAGCCCGAACTAGCCGGTGAAACCCCAAGAGTTGTCGTGATAACATCAGGCAAAGGTGGTGTCGGAAAAACCACAACAACTGCAAATGTTGGCCTCTCCTTAGCTCGCCTTGGCTTCTCTGTTGTCTCAGTTGATGCTGACGTAGGTTTGCGCAATCTAGACCTTTTGTTAGGGTTAGAAAACCGTGTAAATTATACTCTTGTTGAGGTTATGAATGGGGATTGTCGGTTAGACCAAGCGCTTGTCCGCGATAAGCGTtggtctaactttgaactgttgtGCATTTCTAAACCCAGGTCGAAATTGCCACTTGGGTTTGGTGGGAAAGCGCTTGTTTGGCTTGTCGAGTCTTTGAAATCGCGGCAAGAAGGGTGCCCGCATTTCATTTTGATTGATTGCCCAGCTGGGATTGATGCAGGGTTCATTACGGCGATAACTCCAGCTAACGAGGCTGTTCTGGTAACAACTCCTGATATTACTAGCTTGCGTGATGCGGATAGGGTTGTAGGTTTGTTAGAATGTGATGGAATTAGGGATATAAAGATGATTGTTAATAGGGTTAGGACGGATATGATTAAAGGGGAAGATATGATGTCGGTGTTGGATGTACAAGAAATGCTGGGCTTGGCATTGTTGGGGGTGATTCCGGAGGATACAGAGGTGATTAGGAGTACTAATAGAGGGTATCCACTTGTTTTGAATAAGCCACCTACACTGGCTGGATTGGCTTTCGAGCAAGCTGCTTGGAGACTTGTTGAGCAGGATAGTATGAAGGCTGTTATGGTGGAGGAAGAGCCAAAGAAACGTGGGTTTTTCTCGTTCTTTGGTGTATAG
- the LOC133699496 gene encoding uncharacterized protein LOC133699496 isoform X1, translating into MGKCKGCGKLGRMVPRDESVDAYHFSLLLSPVVSVWDCIVRKMRKVKKKQVKGEMDRLRQAEKKKRRLEKALATSAAIRSELEKKKQKKKEEQQRLDEEGAAIAEAVALHVLLGEDSDDSCNIVLNKEEGFNTWGCAGNIDVFMGEKRPSLPHEDCSGNSFERVGWLSSTYGTGCKWGNRENNDWSFSYESLQKSLPVQYFDDGSWGTTEFSDELIAAQAASSLQIAEDADGDTFLFNGMLRG; encoded by the exons ATGGGCAAATGCAAGGGTTGTGGAAAATTAGGAAGAATGGTGCCAAGGGATGAGTCTGTGGATGCTTatcatttctctctcttattgTCTCCTGTTGTTTCTGTTTGGGATTGTATTGTCCGGAAGATGAG GAAAGTGAAGAAGAAGCAGGTGAAAGGCGAGATGGATCGTCTCAGGCAAGCTGAGAAGAAAAAGAGGCGTTTGGAGAAAGCTCTAGCTACTTCAGCAGCAATCCGATCTGagctagagaaaaaaaaacaaaaaaagaaggaagaacagCAAAGACTTGATGAAGAGGGTGCTGCAATTGCAGAGGCTGTTGCTCTGCATGTCCTACTTGGCGAGGACTCTGATGATTCATGTAATATTGTGCTAAACAAAGAAGAAGGTTTCAACACTTGGGGTTGTGCTGGTAATATTGATGTTTTCATGGGTGAAAAGAGACCATCGCTTCCTCACGAGGACTGCTCGGGGAATTCATTTGAAAGAGTAGGGTGGCTCTCTAGTACTTATGGAACTGGATGCAAGTGGGGGAATAGGGAAAATAATGATTGGTCCTTTTCATACGAGTCTCTTCAAAAGAGTTTGCCAGTACAATACTTTGACGATGGCAGTTGGGGCACTACTGAGTTCTCAGATGAACTTATCGCAGCACAAGCTGCTTCATCGCTCCAGATTGCAGAGGATGCAGATGGCGACACATTCCTGTTCAACGGAATGCTAAGAGGGTAG
- the LOC133699496 gene encoding uncharacterized protein LOC133699496 isoform X2 — MDSIACNKVQPVARKVKKKQVKGEMDRLRQAEKKKRRLEKALATSAAIRSELEKKKQKKKEEQQRLDEEGAAIAEAVALHVLLGEDSDDSCNIVLNKEEGFNTWGCAGNIDVFMGEKRPSLPHEDCSGNSFERVGWLSSTYGTGCKWGNRENNDWSFSYESLQKSLPVQYFDDGSWGTTEFSDELIAAQAASSLQIAEDADGDTFLFNGMLRG; from the coding sequence ATGGATAGCATAGCATGTAATAAAGTGCAACCTGTTGCAAGGAAAGTGAAGAAGAAGCAGGTGAAAGGCGAGATGGATCGTCTCAGGCAAGCTGAGAAGAAAAAGAGGCGTTTGGAGAAAGCTCTAGCTACTTCAGCAGCAATCCGATCTGagctagagaaaaaaaaacaaaaaaagaaggaagaacagCAAAGACTTGATGAAGAGGGTGCTGCAATTGCAGAGGCTGTTGCTCTGCATGTCCTACTTGGCGAGGACTCTGATGATTCATGTAATATTGTGCTAAACAAAGAAGAAGGTTTCAACACTTGGGGTTGTGCTGGTAATATTGATGTTTTCATGGGTGAAAAGAGACCATCGCTTCCTCACGAGGACTGCTCGGGGAATTCATTTGAAAGAGTAGGGTGGCTCTCTAGTACTTATGGAACTGGATGCAAGTGGGGGAATAGGGAAAATAATGATTGGTCCTTTTCATACGAGTCTCTTCAAAAGAGTTTGCCAGTACAATACTTTGACGATGGCAGTTGGGGCACTACTGAGTTCTCAGATGAACTTATCGCAGCACAAGCTGCTTCATCGCTCCAGATTGCAGAGGATGCAGATGGCGACACATTCCTGTTCAACGGAATGCTAAGAGGGTAG
- the LOC133699496 gene encoding uncharacterized protein LOC133699496 isoform X3 gives MDRLRQAEKKKRRLEKALATSAAIRSELEKKKQKKKEEQQRLDEEGAAIAEAVALHVLLGEDSDDSCNIVLNKEEGFNTWGCAGNIDVFMGEKRPSLPHEDCSGNSFERVGWLSSTYGTGCKWGNRENNDWSFSYESLQKSLPVQYFDDGSWGTTEFSDELIAAQAASSLQIAEDADGDTFLFNGMLRG, from the coding sequence ATGGATCGTCTCAGGCAAGCTGAGAAGAAAAAGAGGCGTTTGGAGAAAGCTCTAGCTACTTCAGCAGCAATCCGATCTGagctagagaaaaaaaaacaaaaaaagaaggaagaacagCAAAGACTTGATGAAGAGGGTGCTGCAATTGCAGAGGCTGTTGCTCTGCATGTCCTACTTGGCGAGGACTCTGATGATTCATGTAATATTGTGCTAAACAAAGAAGAAGGTTTCAACACTTGGGGTTGTGCTGGTAATATTGATGTTTTCATGGGTGAAAAGAGACCATCGCTTCCTCACGAGGACTGCTCGGGGAATTCATTTGAAAGAGTAGGGTGGCTCTCTAGTACTTATGGAACTGGATGCAAGTGGGGGAATAGGGAAAATAATGATTGGTCCTTTTCATACGAGTCTCTTCAAAAGAGTTTGCCAGTACAATACTTTGACGATGGCAGTTGGGGCACTACTGAGTTCTCAGATGAACTTATCGCAGCACAAGCTGCTTCATCGCTCCAGATTGCAGAGGATGCAGATGGCGACACATTCCTGTTCAACGGAATGCTAAGAGGGTAG